A genomic stretch from Budorcas taxicolor isolate Tak-1 chromosome 15, Takin1.1, whole genome shotgun sequence includes:
- the LOC128060920 gene encoding olfactory receptor 52B4-like, with protein sequence MTASNHSSVSHTVFHLLGIPGLEDQHVWISIPFFISYVVALLGNSLLIFIIFMERNLHEPMYLFLYMLAGADLVLSTCTVPQALAIFWFNMREISLDRCITQLFFIHSTFISESGILLVMAFDRYIAICYPLRYTTILTHTLMGKIGVIAFLRSYCTIFPIIFLLKRLTFCQNNVIPHTYCEHIGLAKYACNDIQVNIWYGFSVLMLTVVLDVLLIFVSYILILHAVFHIPSQDARHKALNTCGSHVCVIILFYGPGIFTILTQRFGRHIPPHIHILLANVCMLAPPMLNPIIYGIKTKQIWEQVAHVLFIKKK encoded by the coding sequence ATGACTGCTTCTAACCACAGCAGTGTTAGCCACACAGTCTTCCATTTGCTGGGCATCCCTGGCCTTGAGGATCAGCATGTGTGGATCTCCATCCCCTTCTTCATTTCCTATGTCGTTGCCCTGCTTGGGAACAGCCTGCTCATCTTCATTATCTTCATGGAACGGAACCTCCATGAACCCATGTATCTCTTCCTCTACATGCTGGCTGGAGCAGACCTTGTCCTCTCCACGTGCACAGTCCCTCAGGCCTTGGCCATTTTCTGGTTCAATATGAGGGAGATCTCCCTGGATCGCTGCATCACTCAactcttcttcatccattccacCTTCATCTCTGAGTCGGGGATCTTGCTGGTGATGGCATTTGACCGCTACATTGCCATATGCTACCCACTGAGATACACCACTATTCTTACACACACACTAATGGGGAAAATCGGTGTGATTGCCTTTCTGAGAAGTTATTGTACAATTTTCCCCataatatttcttttgaaaaggTTGACTTTTTGCCAAAATAATGTCATTCCACACACCTATTGTGAACACATTGGCTTGGCCAAATATGCTTGTAATGACATTCAAGTGAACATCTGGTATGGGTTTTCTGTCCTCATGTTAACAGTGGTCTTAGATGTcctattaatttttgtttcttacatTCTGATTCTCCATGCTGTCTTCCACATCCCTTCCCAAGATGCTCGTCACAAGGCTCTCAACACATGTGGCTCCCATGTCTGTGtcatcattctcttttatgggCCTGGAATCTTCACAATCCTTACTCAGAGGTTTGGCCGCCACATTCCACCTCATATCCACATCTTGTTGGCTAATGTCTGCATGCTTGCTCCACCTATGCTGAATCCCATCATTTATGGGATCAAGACCAAGCAAATCTGGGAGCAGGTAGCTCATGTGTTGTTCATAAAGAAGAAATAA